The following proteins come from a genomic window of Drosophila sulfurigaster albostrigata strain 15112-1811.04 chromosome X, ASM2355843v2, whole genome shotgun sequence:
- the LOC133848437 gene encoding uncharacterized protein LOC133848437 — MEQRQFTLICSMHILMIMMCAYADPGYDHLNHNLNRNPELEDSSIIDVDATEPLDSTQPAKPMMSRMGKPSASYADYDYYMNTRRPGIEASSSDNDLSGSSAIRVTSGLEPSSHRRPPVDEMNVKSLPWYGQYTGKSLAMYPSRSYDPYIRRYDRFDEQYHRAYPQYFEDMYVHRQRFDPYDSYSPRVPQYPEPYLMYPDRQLDTPQSRDYIKPRRGGYVDEALPMPVLDSYSSSKYPVSANSKMSPQLSLSPRNERVVYYAHLPEIVRTPYDLSVQRTDRNGGGGGGVGGAAAALVAPVPYKLNKKKLKSVPRASGDNSTSYKQLF, encoded by the exons ATGGAGCAAAGGCAATTTACACTCATCTGTTCGATGCACATACTGATGATCATGATGTGCGCCTATGCGGATCCTGGTTACGATCATCTCAATCACAATTTGAATCGCAATCCCGAATTGGAGGACAGCAGCATCATCGATGTGGACGCCACAGAACCGTTAGACTCAACGCAGCCGGCTAAGCCCATGATGAGTCGCATGGGCAAACCTTCGGCGAGCTATGCGGACTATGATTACTATATGAACACCAGGCGACCAGGCATTGAGGCATCGTCGAGTGATAACGATCTCAGTGGATCGTCGGCGATACGTGTGACCAGCGGACTTGAGCCATCGAGTCATCGTCGACCACCTGTCGATGAAATGAATGTAAAATCGCTGCCTTGGTATGGTCAGTATACGGGCAAATCGCTGGCCATGTATCCATCCCGATCATACGATCCGTATATTAGACGCTACGATCG CTTCGATGAGCAATATCATCGCGCTTATCCGCAGTACTTTGAGGACATGTATGTGCATCGTCAGCGCTTTGATCCCTATGACAGCTACAGTCCTCGAGTTCCCCAATATCCCGAACCCTATCTGATGTATCCCGACCGCCAGCTGGATACTCCGCAGTCGAGGGATTACATTAAGCCGCGACGCGGTGGCTACGTCGATGAGGCATTGCCGATGCCAGTTCTCGACTcgtacagcagcagcaaatatcCAGTTTCTGCCAACTCGAAGATGTCGCCgcagctctcgctctcgccaCGGAACGAACGTGTCGTCTATTATGCTCATCTCCCGGAAATCGTGCGTACTCCCTACGATCTGAGTGTGCAGCGAACGGATCGCAATGGCGGCGGTGGAGGTGGCGTGGGAggtgcagctgcagctcttGTGGCGCCTGTGCCGTATAAACTGAACAAGAAGAAGCTGAAGAGTGTGCCGAGAGCATCGGGCGATAATTCCACCAGCTACAAGCAACTGTTTTAG